One window from the genome of Carassius carassius chromosome 15, fCarCar2.1, whole genome shotgun sequence encodes:
- the LOC132157912 gene encoding contactin-3-like, with product MADKCHMCLLGLILLCSLLTGTIEVDDNNKFCSSGKNVHLPCKIARSSCTSTSWTYSRQSETVELVYGGKKKNDIERHERLSLGSDCSLNIRNVTKDDYGSYSCQRYVNGQQQGTEERIYLHFLHVSVSPSSTQIRSGSSVTLFCQLYHDQVSCDTLVRAEGVQLIWVNQAGEDLQTDSRYQISPPGHCNSTLTTTLLDEDNNTEWRCLVTQRNEAKTSAAYIVRYSGYNLCMSLK from the exons ATGGCTGATAAGTGTCACATGTGTCTGCTGGGACTGATCCTTCTCTGTTCACTTCTCACAg gtaCTATTGAAGTGGATGACAATAACAAGTTCTGCAGTTCTGGTAAAAATGTCCATCTGCCTTGTAAAATTGCTCGTTCAAGCTGCACATCAACCTCATGGACCTATAGCAGACAGTCTGAGACAGTTGAACTGGTTTATGGAGGGAAGAAGAAGAATGATATAGAGAGACATGAGAGACTGAGTCTGGGCTCTGACTGCTCTCTGAACATCaggaatgttacaaaagatgatTATGGATCTTACAGCTGCCAACGATATGTGAATGGACAACAACAAGGAACTGAGGAACGTATTTATCTGCATTTTCTTCATG tttcagtCTCTCCATCATCCACTCAGATCAGAAGCGGCAGCTCTGTAACTCTCTTCTGTCAGTTGTATCATGATCAAGTTTCTTGTGATACTTTGGTCCGTGCTGAGGGAGTTCAGCTGATCTGGGTGAATCAGGCTGGTGAGGATCTACAGACAGACTCTAGATATCAGATATCTCCACCAGGACACTGTAACAGCACCCTGACAACAACACTCCTGGATGAAGATAACAACACAGAGTGGAGATGTCTGGTTACTCAGAGAAATGAAGCGAAGACCTCAGCCGCATATATTGTCAGGTATTCTG